The following coding sequences lie in one Rhodohalobacter barkolensis genomic window:
- the galE gene encoding UDP-glucose 4-epimerase GalE, which yields MKTVLVTGGTGFIGSHTVLELLEDDYKVVVMDNLSNSKTESLARVEKLTGKKADFHELDLLDKDGLRKLFRKYNFDSVIHFAGLKAVGESVEKPLLYFKNNISGTVILCEVMQEFGVKNIVFSSSATVYGDPEKSPIPEDSPVTSVNPYGRTKLTIEYILKDLYQSDRDWNIALLRYFNPVGAHESGLIGEDPNGIPNNLMPFVTQVAVGKLEKLRVFGDDYPTHDGTGVRDYIHVVDLAIGHLKALEKLEENPGVVTYNLGTGQGSSVLDVVKAFEKANSIEIPYEIAPRRPGDAAICYADPSKAEKELDWKAERDLEMMCRDAWNWQQKNPNGYGS from the coding sequence CCATACCGTGTTAGAACTGCTCGAAGATGATTACAAAGTTGTTGTTATGGATAATCTTTCGAACAGTAAAACGGAATCACTGGCCCGGGTTGAAAAACTGACCGGCAAAAAAGCTGATTTTCATGAACTGGATCTACTTGATAAAGATGGACTTCGTAAACTGTTCAGAAAATACAATTTCGACTCAGTTATACATTTTGCGGGTTTAAAAGCCGTAGGTGAATCTGTTGAAAAACCACTTCTCTATTTTAAAAACAACATTTCTGGCACAGTCATACTTTGCGAAGTGATGCAAGAGTTTGGCGTGAAAAATATAGTATTCAGCTCTTCGGCTACTGTTTATGGCGACCCTGAAAAATCTCCAATTCCTGAAGACAGTCCTGTTACTTCAGTTAATCCATATGGCCGTACCAAACTGACTATTGAATATATTCTGAAGGATCTCTATCAGTCTGATCGGGATTGGAACATTGCACTTCTCAGATATTTCAACCCTGTGGGAGCGCACGAAAGTGGATTAATAGGCGAAGATCCAAATGGAATTCCTAATAATCTGATGCCATTTGTTACGCAGGTTGCTGTAGGAAAACTGGAAAAACTGCGAGTATTTGGGGATGACTATCCTACTCATGATGGAACGGGTGTAAGGGATTACATACACGTTGTCGACTTGGCCATTGGCCATCTGAAAGCACTTGAAAAGTTGGAAGAAAACCCGGGCGTGGTCACCTATAACCTCGGTACAGGGCAAGGCTCAAGCGTTCTGGACGTTGTAAAAGCCTTTGAAAAAGCCAACTCTATTGAAATCCCCTACGAAATTGCTCCCCGGCGTCCAGGTGATGCCGCAATCTGTTATGCTGATCCATCAAAAGCGGAGAAGGAGCTCGACTGGAAAGCCGAGCGTGATCTCGAAATGATGTGTCGCGATGCCTGGAACTGGCAGCAGAAAAATCCGAACGGATACGGTTCCTAA
- a CDS encoding M42 family metallopeptidase, translating to MLDKESQSFLEELLITPSPTGYESEGQKVWRKYVKNYSDKVESDAYGSVVAKIETNMDVATIMLEAHADEIGMVVQHISDDGFITLNKLGGSDSTIARAKRVYIHSKKGRVLGVTGNKAIHLQDSKNGGGKQPSWKDIYVDIGAGSREEALDLVQIGDPVTYTDEVEYLNDEIISARALDNRIGGFVIAQVMRQLRKRKSELKVNVMALNSVQEEVGGFGARMMSYRHMPDAALVTDVTHATDTPGINNKEHGTVKLGEGPSVQHGGANHPSIVSLIEKAAEKSEIAIQHEATSVRTGTDTDSIFYQRTGIPSALISLPIRYMHSPVETASLKDVEALISLMTESILAMEPDQTFSVFE from the coding sequence ATGTTAGATAAAGAGTCACAGTCATTTTTAGAAGAACTTCTTATTACTCCGAGTCCGACCGGGTATGAATCGGAAGGCCAGAAAGTATGGCGTAAATATGTAAAGAATTATTCCGATAAAGTAGAGAGTGATGCTTACGGTTCTGTTGTTGCAAAAATTGAGACGAATATGGACGTCGCTACAATTATGCTGGAAGCCCATGCTGATGAAATCGGGATGGTTGTTCAACATATCTCGGATGACGGCTTTATCACGTTAAATAAATTGGGAGGAAGTGATTCAACCATAGCCCGAGCCAAGCGGGTTTATATTCATAGCAAAAAAGGCCGGGTTTTGGGTGTGACCGGGAACAAGGCAATCCACCTGCAGGATTCAAAAAACGGCGGTGGAAAACAGCCGTCGTGGAAAGATATCTATGTGGATATCGGAGCGGGAAGTAGAGAAGAAGCTCTCGATTTGGTTCAGATCGGGGATCCCGTTACTTACACTGATGAAGTTGAATATTTGAATGATGAAATTATTTCAGCCAGGGCACTGGATAACCGGATTGGCGGTTTTGTGATTGCACAGGTAATGCGACAGCTCAGAAAGCGGAAGAGTGAGCTTAAAGTGAATGTAATGGCTCTTAACTCTGTACAGGAAGAAGTGGGAGGGTTTGGAGCGCGTATGATGAGTTACCGGCATATGCCCGATGCCGCTTTAGTGACAGATGTAACCCATGCAACGGATACTCCCGGTATTAACAACAAAGAACACGGCACTGTAAAACTGGGAGAAGGCCCATCGGTTCAGCATGGTGGAGCGAATCATCCTTCGATTGTATCTCTCATTGAAAAAGCGGCTGAAAAGTCAGAAATAGCAATACAACACGAGGCAACCAGCGTAAGGACGGGGACAGATACAGACAGTATCTTTTACCAGAGAACCGGAATTCCGAGTGCATTGATATCCCTTCCGATCCGTTATATGCATTCACCGGTAGAAACGGCGTCACTGAAGGATGTGGAAGCACTGATCTCCCTGATGACCGAGTCCATACTGGCAATGGAACCGGATCAAACCTTTTCGGTATTTGAATAG
- a CDS encoding acyl-CoA thioesterase, which produces MLKPEYNPESFFHWTEIRVRFRDLDALNHVNNAVFNTYFEEARVQFIEEIPEFKSSVQSGFSFVLVHLELDYIKPILFKDTILVGSAVEEFGNSSIQGFQAIYSKHDHELKAVAKTTGVWFDLKKNRPARLPELKNQEKYIFKSSN; this is translated from the coding sequence ATGCTTAAACCAGAATATAATCCGGAAAGTTTTTTTCACTGGACAGAAATCCGAGTTCGATTCAGAGATCTTGATGCACTGAATCATGTCAATAATGCTGTTTTTAACACCTATTTTGAAGAAGCAAGAGTCCAGTTTATCGAAGAGATTCCCGAATTTAAATCCTCTGTTCAGTCCGGATTCAGTTTTGTACTGGTTCATCTGGAACTTGACTACATTAAACCGATCCTTTTCAAAGATACCATTCTAGTTGGCTCAGCGGTTGAAGAGTTCGGAAATAGCAGTATTCAAGGTTTTCAAGCGATCTACTCCAAACATGATCATGAGCTTAAAGCTGTCGCTAAAACGACCGGTGTTTGGTTTGATCTGAAGAAAAACAGACCTGCTCGTTTGCCTGAACTGAAGAATCAGGAGAAATATATTTTTAAAAGCTCAAACTGA
- a CDS encoding HD domain-containing protein, giving the protein MDKSKQYKIFSDPIHGFISVPKGIILKLIDHPYVQRLRRIRQLGLGYLVFPAAEHSRFSHAIGALELGQRVLKNLQEKDTTISDPEINGTLIAILLHDIGHGPLSHTLEHSLIKDFNHEMMSLKIMEKLNQEFDGALTTAIEIFTDQYPKKFLHQLISSQLDIDRLDYLKRDSFFTGVSEGSVGINRILKTMRVINGNVVIEKKGIYAIENYILSRRLMYMQVYLHKTVLSADSLLKKIFKRVSYLIKNGEQINIPSEPLRYFLEKRPSAKKVITYEMMGHYLSLDDHDVMICLKSWINSKDPILADLTLRFLNRSLFRTTFINKKGLKNLKSDILAQTKKQLKKAGLPDDDHSAGFYIDFDKSYSEAYKYENESIWILDDDQKAIEFSKAADTKHIIALTQPVVKPYVVHLKELNLDVY; this is encoded by the coding sequence ATGGATAAAAGTAAACAGTATAAAATTTTCAGTGATCCTATCCATGGATTTATCTCTGTTCCAAAAGGGATCATTTTAAAACTGATAGACCACCCGTACGTGCAGCGTTTGAGGAGAATCCGTCAGCTTGGACTCGGGTACTTGGTGTTTCCAGCAGCAGAGCATTCTCGATTCTCTCATGCTATTGGAGCTCTTGAACTTGGACAGCGTGTTCTAAAAAATTTACAGGAGAAAGATACCACTATAAGTGATCCGGAAATCAACGGGACATTAATCGCCATATTGTTACATGATATTGGTCATGGTCCTCTCTCCCACACGCTGGAACACTCGCTCATTAAAGATTTCAACCATGAGATGATGAGTCTTAAAATCATGGAGAAACTGAATCAGGAGTTTGACGGTGCCTTAACTACGGCCATTGAAATATTTACAGATCAGTATCCAAAGAAATTTCTTCATCAGTTGATCTCCTCCCAGCTCGATATCGATCGTCTTGATTACCTCAAACGCGACAGTTTTTTCACCGGGGTATCTGAGGGCTCAGTTGGTATCAACCGGATTCTAAAAACCATGAGAGTGATTAATGGTAATGTTGTGATCGAAAAGAAAGGGATTTACGCCATCGAAAACTACATTCTATCCCGGCGATTAATGTATATGCAAGTCTACCTGCATAAAACGGTTTTGAGTGCAGATTCGCTCTTAAAAAAGATCTTCAAACGCGTGAGTTACCTCATTAAAAATGGTGAGCAAATAAACATTCCTTCAGAACCCCTTCGTTATTTTCTTGAAAAAAGACCTAGCGCCAAGAAAGTAATTACCTATGAAATGATGGGACATTACCTCTCACTTGATGATCACGACGTGATGATTTGTCTTAAAAGTTGGATTAACAGCAAGGATCCCATCCTGGCAGACCTGACACTACGGTTTCTAAATCGATCACTGTTCAGAACTACGTTTATCAATAAAAAAGGATTGAAAAATTTAAAGAGTGATATATTGGCCCAAACTAAGAAACAGCTTAAAAAGGCGGGTTTACCTGATGATGATCATTCGGCAGGCTTTTATATCGACTTCGATAAAAGTTATTCAGAAGCGTACAAATACGAAAACGAGAGTATCTGGATCCTGGATGACGATCAAAAAGCGATAGAGTTTTCAAAAGCAGCAGATACCAAACATATTATTGCATTAACTCAACCCGTTGTCAAACCCTATGTGGTACATCTTAAAGAGCTTAATTTAGATGTGTATTAA
- a CDS encoding response regulator: MVFSLVAYLFIKNRKTEAFTLTTSEQYHFLQAVTKYSDTADFIIDREHVLKFANEHFLELFNLNDESIDNKNVSEIKLPKKLKAFIQSQTKSDGNKTVQLTINNHKFSCRKAPVTTHDGQFLGSLIKISDHVLTGKGKSEAGKWLHEINTPLNAIVGYSEILKKQDGLTDELKSYLETINMQSFMLKSKIEHLLSDQDSNNVVSSENHAEIKDILIVDDVPINRTVLKIMLKRMGYNVKEAVNGKEAIDFFEKEPVDLILMDISMPVMNGLEAAKHIRKQGYTLHDLPIIAVTASSFYNNRETLQSKGFNALLKKPFKETDLTDILKTVNTHLN; encoded by the coding sequence ATGGTATTTTCATTAGTAGCTTATCTGTTTATTAAAAACAGAAAAACCGAAGCTTTTACACTTACCACATCTGAACAGTACCATTTCCTTCAGGCTGTCACCAAATATTCAGATACTGCAGATTTTATTATTGATCGAGAACATGTCCTGAAATTTGCAAATGAACACTTTCTCGAACTTTTTAACCTGAATGATGAAAGTATTGATAATAAAAATGTTTCAGAGATTAAATTACCGAAAAAGCTGAAAGCGTTTATACAGAGCCAGACAAAATCAGACGGGAATAAAACGGTTCAACTAACGATTAATAATCACAAATTCTCGTGTAGAAAAGCTCCGGTTACAACTCATGACGGTCAGTTTTTAGGCAGTTTAATAAAGATTTCAGATCACGTTCTAACCGGGAAAGGAAAATCAGAAGCCGGTAAATGGCTTCACGAGATTAATACACCGTTGAATGCGATAGTTGGCTATTCCGAGATATTGAAAAAGCAGGATGGATTGACAGACGAACTGAAGAGCTATCTCGAAACAATAAACATGCAATCTTTTATGCTCAAATCTAAGATTGAGCATCTTCTTTCCGATCAAGACTCCAACAATGTTGTGAGTAGTGAAAATCATGCTGAAATTAAAGATATCCTTATTGTTGATGATGTACCGATCAATCGAACGGTATTAAAGATTATGCTGAAAAGAATGGGGTACAATGTGAAAGAAGCCGTCAATGGTAAGGAAGCCATCGATTTTTTTGAAAAGGAACCGGTTGACTTAATCTTGATGGATATCAGTATGCCGGTTATGAACGGGCTGGAAGCAGCAAAACATATTCGGAAACAGGGCTATACACTTCACGATCTGCCAATTATTGCCGTAACAGCCAGCTCTTTCTATAACAATAGAGAAACCCTTCAAAGCAAAGGTTTTAATGCGCTTCTGAAAAAACCTTTTAAAGAGACGGACTTAACCGACATTCTTAAAACGGTTAATACACATCTAAATTAA
- a CDS encoding dihydrofolate reductase, with protein MKLILIAAHDPNLVIGNNNELPWHYSEDLKFFKRETMGSPIIMGRIVFEELNEKPLPGRENIVLSRSKTYDHVKTFTSIEKALDYLKGHEKVFIIGGGEVYKQTINRADELIITEIKAEFEGDTFFPEYRNKIGSEWEEYWREEHKEFDFVKLRKV; from the coding sequence ATGAAATTGATTCTAATAGCAGCTCATGATCCGAACTTGGTAATTGGCAATAATAATGAGTTGCCATGGCATTACAGTGAAGATCTTAAGTTCTTCAAAAGAGAAACGATGGGTTCTCCTATTATTATGGGCCGAATTGTATTTGAAGAACTCAACGAAAAGCCTCTCCCCGGAAGAGAAAACATCGTTTTGTCCAGATCCAAGACTTACGATCACGTCAAGACTTTTACCTCTATTGAAAAAGCACTGGATTATTTAAAGGGGCATGAAAAAGTATTTATAATAGGCGGTGGGGAAGTTTATAAACAGACGATTAATAGAGCTGATGAATTAATAATCACCGAAATTAAAGCGGAATTTGAGGGGGATACTTTCTTTCCTGAATACAGAAACAAAATCGGGTCAGAGTGGGAAGAGTATTGGAGAGAAGAGCATAAGGAATTCGATTTCGTCAAGCTTAGAAAAGTTTAA
- a CDS encoding thymidylate synthase yields MQVYLDLVQRVLENGVRKENRTGTDTLSNFAEFYKVDLAEGFPLLTTKKVYFKSVIMELLWYLRGDDHVRWLRDEKDVHIWDAWADDDGYVGPIYPVLWRRFPFLKASDGSSYPKLGESRDKDWVYDEFDQVQRAIDMLKNNPNSRRIVVSTWHPGLLDEMRLPPCHIMYIFNVSDGKLNCHLTQRSGDIALGIPFNLACYSALTMAIAKEVGLKPGEFAHTIVDAHIYENHIEGLQEQLKREPRKLPTLTIANKPIDELQYEDFTLEGYDPDPAIKFPVAV; encoded by the coding sequence ATGCAAGTTTATTTAGATCTCGTCCAGCGTGTTTTGGAAAACGGTGTTCGTAAAGAGAACAGAACCGGAACCGATACGCTCTCCAATTTTGCTGAATTCTATAAGGTAGATTTGGCAGAAGGTTTTCCTCTTCTAACAACTAAAAAAGTATATTTTAAATCTGTCATCATGGAACTTCTTTGGTACCTGAGGGGGGATGATCATGTACGGTGGCTGAGAGATGAAAAAGATGTTCATATCTGGGATGCCTGGGCCGATGATGATGGTTATGTAGGGCCAATCTACCCGGTTCTTTGGAGACGATTTCCTTTTTTGAAAGCGAGTGATGGTTCATCTTATCCAAAACTAGGGGAGTCTCGAGACAAAGATTGGGTCTATGATGAATTTGATCAGGTTCAGCGTGCTATTGATATGTTGAAAAACAATCCAAATAGCCGAAGAATTGTGGTATCTACATGGCACCCGGGTCTGTTGGATGAGATGCGACTTCCACCTTGTCATATTATGTATATTTTTAACGTAAGTGATGGAAAGCTTAATTGCCATCTCACTCAGCGATCCGGTGATATTGCACTTGGAATCCCATTCAATCTTGCCTGTTACTCGGCATTAACGATGGCTATTGCAAAAGAAGTTGGATTGAAACCCGGAGAATTTGCACATACAATTGTTGACGCTCATATCTATGAAAATCATATTGAAGGTCTTCAGGAGCAACTTAAAAGAGAGCCCAGAAAGTTACCCACACTGACGATTGCCAATAAACCAATTGATGAACTGCAGTATGAAGATTTCACCCTGGAAGGTTACGATCCGGATCCGGCTATTAAATTCCCAGTTGCCGTATGA
- the mgtE gene encoding magnesium transporter, with protein MIAHLLKPEFDELIRKKEWITIKESLEDVPAVDVAELLEDLEPEVAVVIFRLLKKSKAADVFTYLSSGKGVELLEVFSRQQLSDVMNNLEPDERVALMEELPGGLTQRVLNSMDSENIALIRRLLGYPPESVGRLMTTNYVKIKKDWSIDRSLSHIRKYGRNAETVNVIYVVNEEEKLIDDLRLNQLIIADPDLKIEDIMDYSFEALSAFDDQEEAVRMLSKYDRVALPVVDSDGILVGIVTVDDVLDVAEEETTEDMQLMAGMSALDDYYSQTNMLEMVRKRIGWLILLFLGQMFTVTAMAGFEDTLAKAAVLALFIPMIISSGGNSGSQAATLIIRAISTDDIKLSDWLGVLKRELMSGFMLGLILGIMGTVVISTWMVFRGEPMSIAVFLQSLTVGLSLIGVVLFGNLSGSMLPFIMSKVGLDPAVTSAPFVATLVDVTGIMIYFSIAVALLTGVVL; from the coding sequence ATGATTGCACATTTATTAAAACCCGAATTTGATGAGCTGATCCGGAAAAAAGAGTGGATCACGATCAAAGAGTCTCTTGAAGATGTACCGGCCGTTGATGTAGCTGAGCTTCTTGAAGATCTTGAACCGGAAGTTGCTGTAGTCATATTTCGTCTTCTCAAAAAAAGTAAAGCAGCGGATGTATTTACCTATCTAAGCTCCGGAAAAGGGGTTGAACTCCTGGAAGTATTCAGTCGGCAGCAGTTGAGCGATGTGATGAATAACCTGGAGCCGGATGAGAGAGTTGCTCTGATGGAGGAACTGCCCGGAGGATTAACACAGCGTGTTCTGAACTCCATGGATTCAGAAAATATCGCTCTGATAAGACGGCTATTGGGATATCCTCCTGAGAGTGTTGGACGTTTGATGACCACCAACTACGTGAAAATTAAAAAGGACTGGTCAATCGATAGAAGCTTAAGCCACATTCGAAAATATGGCCGTAATGCAGAAACGGTAAACGTTATTTATGTTGTAAACGAAGAAGAAAAACTGATCGATGATCTTCGTTTAAATCAGCTAATAATTGCTGATCCTGACCTCAAGATTGAGGATATCATGGATTACTCTTTTGAAGCTTTAAGTGCTTTTGATGATCAGGAAGAAGCCGTACGCATGTTAAGTAAATACGACCGGGTTGCCCTTCCGGTTGTTGATTCTGATGGTATCCTTGTAGGAATTGTTACGGTAGATGATGTTTTGGATGTTGCCGAAGAGGAGACAACTGAGGATATGCAGCTGATGGCCGGTATGAGTGCGTTGGATGATTACTACTCTCAGACCAACATGCTTGAAATGGTCAGAAAACGTATAGGGTGGCTTATTCTGCTTTTTTTGGGACAGATGTTCACCGTAACAGCTATGGCAGGTTTTGAAGACACCCTTGCAAAGGCAGCTGTTCTTGCACTTTTTATTCCAATGATTATTTCCAGTGGAGGTAACTCCGGCTCACAGGCCGCCACGCTGATTATTCGCGCTATATCTACTGACGACATTAAGCTTTCCGATTGGCTGGGAGTTCTAAAAAGGGAACTCATGTCAGGTTTTATGCTTGGATTAATTCTGGGTATAATGGGAACAGTTGTGATATCTACATGGATGGTATTTCGCGGTGAACCCATGTCTATTGCTGTGTTTCTTCAATCGTTAACGGTGGGGCTGAGTTTGATTGGAGTTGTACTATTTGGAAATTTAAGTGGATCCATGCTCCCTTTCATCATGTCAAAAGTAGGCCTTGATCCGGCTGTTACTTCCGCACCCTTTGTAGCTACTTTGGTGGATGTGACAGGAATTATGATCTACTTCAGTATCGCCGTCGCACTATTAACAGGAGTTGTACTTTAA
- the rnc gene encoding ribonuclease III — protein MIDRLKEWFRKGTSINQSEPLARLQTLEASLGFSIPIKDQSVFNQAIRHRSIVDNEQYESYETYERLEFLGDAVLDLIVTEILFEKYPTENEGFLTKLRSKIVKGDTLATIAEKLELHKALEVGERSTGQGIELSKSVMADVYESIIAAIYISKGYSFTYNFVLSNVNRYLDFETIENKIDNFKSVLMEYYQSESASLPTYKVLSEEGPGHDKTFIVAVYFDDKKLGEGVGKSKKKAEQQAAKKAIELLGITKN, from the coding sequence ATGATTGACAGGCTAAAGGAGTGGTTCAGAAAAGGTACTTCTATAAATCAATCTGAGCCTTTAGCTCGTCTTCAAACTCTTGAAGCCTCTCTTGGATTTTCTATTCCCATTAAAGATCAGTCGGTTTTTAATCAGGCTATCAGACATCGTTCAATTGTTGACAATGAACAGTACGAATCGTACGAAACCTACGAACGCTTAGAGTTTTTAGGAGACGCCGTTCTGGATCTGATTGTGACTGAAATTCTGTTTGAGAAGTATCCCACCGAAAATGAAGGATTTTTAACAAAACTGCGCTCCAAAATTGTAAAAGGAGATACACTCGCAACCATTGCCGAGAAGCTTGAACTCCATAAGGCGCTCGAAGTTGGGGAGAGATCGACAGGGCAGGGGATTGAACTTTCTAAAAGTGTGATGGCAGATGTGTACGAGTCTATTATTGCAGCAATTTATATTTCGAAAGGCTATTCGTTCACCTATAATTTTGTTCTCAGCAATGTAAACCGTTACCTGGATTTCGAGACAATTGAAAATAAGATTGACAACTTCAAAAGTGTATTGATGGAGTACTACCAGTCGGAAAGTGCTTCGCTGCCAACCTACAAGGTTTTATCGGAGGAGGGACCGGGACACGATAAGACATTTATAGTGGCTGTTTATTTTGATGATAAGAAACTGGGAGAGGGTGTTGGAAAGAGTAAAAAGAAGGCGGAACAACAGGCTGCAAAAAAAGCAATTGAGTTGTTAGGTATTACAAAAAATTAG
- the fabF gene encoding beta-ketoacyl-ACP synthase II has protein sequence MTERRVVITGIGAFTPLGKTAPDFWNGLVSGKSGVRPITHFDTSDYPTKFAGQIEDYDSNNHFDRKEARRLDPVTQYGMIAADETIKDSKIDLEKIDKDRVAVLIGTGIGGMKTFYDQSISHDKHGPRGVSPFFIPMLIPDMPAGQISIKYGFRGANFCAVSACATGSHNIGLAYDSIRHGQSEMALCGGTEAPVWEIGIAGFSSMKALSTRNDEPERASRPFDKSRDGFVLSEGASMMFLESLDSALERGARIYGEIVGYGFSADAYHITAPDPEGNGVHLALTNALKMAGIKPEDIDHINMHGTSTPLGDIAETNSIKRVFGDHAYKINLNSTKSMTGHMLGAAGAAESLATLLSIYHGTVPPTINLETPDPECDLNYTANEAEVRDVKYAMNNAFGFGGHNTTLVFKKFEE, from the coding sequence ATGACTGAACGCAGAGTCGTTATCACGGGCATAGGCGCGTTTACACCACTGGGTAAGACCGCTCCGGATTTCTGGAACGGTCTTGTATCCGGTAAAAGTGGCGTGCGTCCAATTACCCATTTCGATACTTCCGATTATCCTACAAAGTTTGCAGGGCAAATCGAAGATTATGATTCCAACAATCACTTCGACCGTAAAGAGGCCAGGAGATTAGATCCTGTTACTCAATATGGTATGATTGCCGCAGACGAAACCATAAAAGACAGTAAAATCGATCTTGAAAAAATTGATAAAGATCGTGTTGCTGTATTGATTGGTACAGGTATAGGCGGAATGAAAACATTCTACGATCAGTCTATATCTCACGATAAACATGGTCCCAGAGGGGTTTCACCTTTCTTTATTCCCATGTTGATTCCTGATATGCCGGCCGGGCAGATTTCGATTAAATACGGCTTTAGAGGTGCAAATTTCTGTGCTGTATCGGCTTGTGCTACCGGATCCCACAACATAGGATTAGCCTACGACTCAATTCGTCATGGGCAGTCTGAAATGGCGTTGTGCGGTGGAACTGAAGCTCCTGTTTGGGAGATCGGAATAGCCGGTTTTTCATCCATGAAAGCTCTATCGACCCGCAATGATGAACCGGAAAGGGCATCTCGTCCTTTCGATAAAAGCCGAGATGGTTTTGTACTGTCTGAAGGTGCATCAATGATGTTTTTGGAATCTTTGGATTCGGCGCTCGAAAGAGGTGCCAGAATTTATGGAGAAATTGTAGGATACGGATTTTCTGCAGATGCTTATCATATCACTGCACCGGATCCTGAGGGAAATGGTGTCCATTTAGCGCTTACAAACGCATTGAAGATGGCCGGCATCAAACCTGAAGATATTGATCACATCAATATGCACGGAACCTCAACTCCGTTGGGAGATATCGCAGAAACCAATTCGATTAAACGAGTTTTTGGGGATCATGCTTATAAGATCAACTTAAACTCTACTAAATCGATGACAGGTCACATGTTGGGTGCCGCCGGAGCTGCAGAATCTTTAGCAACTCTTCTTTCCATCTATCATGGAACTGTACCTCCAACCATTAACCTGGAAACTCCGGACCCTGAGTGTGATTTGAATTACACTGCAAACGAAGCGGAGGTTCGCGATGTGAAATATGCAATGAACAATGCATTTGGTTTTGGAGGACACAATACTACTCTTGTATTCAAGAAATTTGAAGAGTAA
- a CDS encoding acyl carrier protein, with product MSQDVEAKVKSIIVDKLGVDESEVVAEANFTNDLGADSLDTVELIMEFEKEFDLSIPDEDAENIATVGDAVKYIQEKS from the coding sequence ATGTCACAAGATGTTGAAGCAAAAGTAAAATCCATTATAGTTGATAAACTCGGTGTAGATGAATCAGAAGTTGTTGCGGAAGCAAACTTCACCAATGATCTTGGAGCAGATTCTCTGGACACTGTAGAACTGATTATGGAATTCGAAAAAGAATTTGATCTGAGTATTCCTGACGAAGATGCTGAAAACATCGCCACTGTAGGGGATGCCGTTAAGTACATTCAAGAAAAGTCTTAG
- the fabG gene encoding 3-oxoacyl-[acyl-carrier-protein] reductase, with protein MDLKGKNCIVTGGSRGIGKAIALTFAKLGANIAITYSRSADAANDVVSEIEKSGSKGIALQADATDYSKAEEVIAKVVEEWGSLDVLVNNAGITKDNLILRMNEEQWDAVINTNLKSVFNYSKAAAKPMMRARGGSIINIGSVVGISGNAGQSNYAASKAGLIGFTKSYAKELASRNIRANVVAPGYIMTEMTENLDEKVLESIKQETPLGRAGNPEEVSNVVAFLASDLSSYITGEVLRVDGGMAM; from the coding sequence ATGGACTTAAAAGGTAAAAATTGTATTGTAACGGGCGGAAGCCGTGGAATTGGAAAAGCCATTGCATTGACATTTGCAAAATTAGGAGCAAACATTGCAATCACTTATTCCCGATCGGCGGATGCTGCAAATGATGTAGTCAGTGAAATTGAAAAATCCGGCTCTAAAGGTATTGCACTGCAAGCTGATGCAACGGATTACAGTAAAGCAGAAGAGGTAATCGCCAAAGTTGTAGAGGAGTGGGGATCACTGGATGTTTTGGTGAATAATGCAGGGATTACCAAAGATAACCTGATTCTAAGAATGAATGAAGAACAGTGGGATGCTGTTATCAATACCAACTTAAAAAGTGTATTTAATTACAGCAAAGCTGCTGCTAAACCGATGATGCGTGCCCGCGGTGGTTCCATCATTAATATCGGATCTGTTGTCGGTATATCGGGTAATGCAGGCCAAAGTAACTATGCCGCCTCAAAAGCCGGTTTGATTGGATTTACCAAATCGTATGCCAAAGAGCTGGCAAGTCGTAATATTCGCGCCAATGTTGTCGCTCCCGGTTATATCATGACCGAAATGACGGAGAATCTGGATGAAAAAGTATTAGAGTCGATTAAACAGGAAACTCCATTAGGACGTGCCGGGAATCCGGAAGAGGTATCAAATGTAGTTGCATTTCTGGCTTCTGATCTCAGTTCGTACATAACCGGTGAAGTTCTCCGTGTTGATGGCGGTATGGCAATGTAA